The nucleotide window GAATACCAAACTCCTTGAAGCGCAGGGTTTCCCTCAGCTGGTCGGCCGTGGAGGTGAGGCGAACCCCGGCCTCCCCCGTGCGCAATGACCGGATCCACTCGCGGGCCGGGGCCGGGTTGGTAAACTCTACAAAAAGCAGCGCGGCATGGTCGCGCCCGTGGCCTTTGATGATGTTGCCCTGTACGTCTCCGTACTTGTCGATGGCGGCTTGATAGGTAATGGCAGGCATGGTGCAGATAGGAAAAGATGAGGAATCTGAAAGTCACATCGTGCTGCGTGGGCTGAGCTGGCCAGAGGGCCAAAAATCCCTCTGGTAATGAGCCAGTGCGGGTTATAGCAGATTATTTGCTGCCCCGGCCCATGTCTAGTGTTATCCCCAAGCCAGGTTTTGCCAGAAAGTGACACTGAAAATGTCAGTAGTGCGGACTGGCTCAGATCAGCATATCTACCAGGCAGTTAGCCCTCTTTTCCTGACTTAAGAGCATAGCGTTGCCTGCTGCCGCTGCGCGCACAGAACGTGAAGCCGATAAACCATGAAAAGTGGTGCGGAAGTCGCACGACCCGGAAATAACTACACCGCGCGGAGGTGTGGCCGGCGGGTACTTAGGGGCGCAGGGCGCCAGAGTTAGTGACTAGATAACTAGCAAGTTTATGGTCAGAAAGCTAAAAAAATCATCCTAAAATATCAATGTATAAATCAATATTATTTATCATATATTCCCGGTTCCAGTAGTAATCTATAAATGGGTTTTGATGACTAATGCTGCCTCCCCAAGATGTTGGGCGTAGCATATAAGTAGTCAGGCCGAGCTGGAAACGCGGTTTCCAACTCGGCCTGCTTGTTTTCAAAACGGTAGGTTACGCCCGCTGCACCTGGGGCTTAAGCGTGGTCAGGTCGGCAATGCGGACGGGCTGCCCGGTGTCGATGCTCTTGCGGGCGGCAATACCGACGAGCACCGCCAGGGCCCCGTCGCGGCTGCGGGCGGCCTGCCGGAACGGGTCCTGGCCGGTGGGGCTGAAGATTTGCTTGCGCAAGCGCACGTCGCCACCGCCGTGGCCTTCCTCCGTGTTCGGAATCTGAATCAGCTCCCGCTTGCCGAAGTTGGTAGTGAGCTGAATCTCGTCGAACTTCTCGGCTTCCCAGGGCTGCTTTTCCTTGATCCAGGCGTCGATTTTACCCTTGGTCCCATTAAAGGAAATCCGGTAGCCCTCGTAGGGCGAGTACGTGGTGAGCGAGTAGCTGACCTGCACATTGTTGGCGTACTTGATTTGCACGGCCATCTTGTCGAAAATGTCTACGTCCTCGCGCCACACGCAGCCGTCGCGGTGGTAGCCGTCGTACTTTTCGTTATCGACGTAGATCTTGGTCAGGCGCTCGTCCTTGGTCACGTCCCAGTAAAACTGGCACTTATCCTTGTGCGGGCAGGGCCGGCAGTGGGTGTGGCGGAAGCTGTTGTTTTTGCCGTAGAAATTCAGCTGCCCGTTGCCGTACACCGATTCCGGGTCGGAGTCGAGCCACCAGTTGAGCAAATCGAAATGGTGGGAAGCCTTATGCACGAGCAAGGAGCCGCTGTTTTCGCGGCGGCGGTGCCAGCGCCGGAAGTAGTCGGCCCCGTGGTGCACGTCGAGGTACCAGTGAAAGTCGGCCGAGGTGACCGTGCCGATGACGCCGCTGCGCAGCATTTCGTAGATTTTCTGGCGGTGGGGCGAGTAGCGGTAGTTGAAGGTCACCATCACTGTTTTACCGGTGCGACGCTCGGCGTCCAGAATGGCCTGGCACTTCTTCTCGTCGGTGGTCATGGGCTTCTCCGTCACGATATTGGCCCCGTACTCCATGCCCTTGATGATGAACTCGTCGTGAGTCGAATCGACGGTGGTCACGATGAGCAGCTCGGGCTTGGTCTGCTTCATCATCTGGTCGAAATTGGTGAAGGTGGGGCAATTCACGCCCAGCATTTTCTTGCCCGTTTCGACCCGGCCGGGGTTGATGTCGCACAAGCCCACAAACTCAATCTGGTTGCCAAACTCCTTGAGGACGGAGGTGCCCCACATGCCCAGGCCGCGGTGGCCGGTGCCCACCATGGCTACGCGTTTGCGGGAGCCAGCCAGGGCCGAAGCCAGCGCGTTGTCGGTGAGCAAAGTACCGGCCAGGGCCGTGCCGGTGGTTTGAATAAAGGTTCTGCGACGCATGGGAATTGGAGGGTTAGAAAGGACGGAAACTGCAGTGGCCGGCGGCGCGCCGAAGTTGAATCGGCGGCCACGTAATCAGCGGCTTAGGCCGCGGCCGGTTGGCTTTCTTAAGCTGGCATGATTCCGTCTGACTTTGAAGCAAATCCGCGCTTTTATCTTTGCAAACGTTCCCGGCAACGATGTCAGGACTGGGGCAAAAACAGTTGGAGCCGTACTTTCGCCTTGGCTTGCACCCCTGCTGCTAGCCAGCTTCTCTTCTTCACCCGACTTCTCAGCCTATGACACCAGAGCTCCAATGGGCCATATTGCTGGTCATACTGCTACCCGGCATGGCCTTGAGCGTGTGGGCGGGCAAGCTGACCCTGCCCGCGGGCCTGACCGGCGTGGTGCTGGGCGTCCTGATTTTCCTGGGGGCGGGCTTCTGGGGCGTGGGCGAACTGGCGCTGTTTTTCGTGCTCGGCACCGGAGCATCGGCCTGGAAAGTAGCCGAGAAACGGCGGCTGGGTTTGGCCGAAGAAAACAAGGGCCGGCGCACGGCCGGTCAGGCCTTGGCCAACGCGGGCGTGGCAGGGCTGGCGGGGCTGCTGGCCTGGGCGTGGCCCGCGCAGCAGCCGCTGTTTCAGGTGATGCTGGCCGGTAGCTTTGCCGCCGCTACCGCCGATACCCTGTCGTCGGAGCTAGGCAACATGTACGGGCGACGCTATTACAACGCCTGGACCTGGCGGCCCGATACGCGCGGACTAAACGGCGTGGTGAGTTTGGAAGGCACCCTGCTGGGCCTAGCGGGTAGCCTGCTGATTGCGGTAGTGTACTGCCTGGGGGTGGGCTGGAGCCGGGCCCTGGTGTGGGTGCTGGTGGCTGGCGCGGTAGGCAACCTGGCCGATTCGCTGTTGGGGGCTACGGTAGAGCGTAGAGCGTACCTGAACAACAACGCGGTGAATGCCCTGAATACGGCGGTGGGGGCCCTGACGGCCGGGCTGCTTTACTGGCTGTGGTAGCGGCAGAGTGTCAAAATTGGCAGTTTTTCGGCACTGGGACCTAAGCTGGAGTTCCTAGGTGCTGCCCTTGCAGAGGCAGCACCCGGAGGAAAACCCCACTCACCATTGAAAAAACTATCGGGTGCAAGTTCGGCATTTCGTCTTTGACCCGAAAAGTGTTGTCGCTGAGCCGCAGTAAATTCTAGTTGAATTGCACCTTATTCCATCTGAACTGGTAAGATGCTTTCTCAATAACTGCAGTCTGACGTCCTGGCCACTGATAGTCCTTCGTCTGGCCGCTGGTTGTATAGCATTATCCCTAGTTCCAAGTTATTAAGAAACCACGCCTGTACTGGCTAGTCAGCCCCGAAACACACCTCTACTTACCAGCCTGCTGATCCAGGAAAAGGTAGCGGGCCCGTTGCGTTTCGGTTTCGGCTTTGGTGGTCACGTCTACGCGCAGTATCGGTACGGGGCCGGTACCCTTGGCTACGGGCCAGGCGGGCAGACCTTTGCCGTTGGGGTCCCCGGTTTTAATGAAGTTGGCGAAGTAGCTCTGCAGGGTTTCCGACACCTTGTAATCGTCGGGCGTCCAGGCGTAGACTTTGTTGGTAGAGAGGTTGCCCAGGGCGTATTCTATTTCGGCCGAGTGCACAGCCCCCTTCGCCGGCGGAGCCTTGGGCGCACTGCCCGAGTTTTTAATCACGCCGCCGGCTAGGCCGGCCGTAGCATTGCCCATGGCGGCCGTCATGGCCGGGCGGGGGCGAGCGTACAGGTAGCGGTACACGGGCTGCCCACTGGTTTGCAGGTGAGCATCGGCCCACTTCCAGGTGCTGTAGGCAATAAACCGGTCACCAGCCAGGTCCGTGGCCGACTGCTCAGCCTGGGTATCGGTGGTGGCAGGGTACAGCTGCAGGGCTTCGTCAGCGCGGCTGCCGTAGAGCTTTTGCACCGCGGCGCGGAAGTTATCGGCCGTGGGCGGCTCCTTGCCTAGCAGAAACCCGGGGCTCATTTCCTGGGAATTCCAGCCTACCAGCAGCGGCACCCGGGCCTGCTCGGCGGCGGCGAAGGTTTCGGTGGGCTTGCGCAGGAAGAAGTAGCCATCAAGAGTGGGGGCAAACCGCGCCGCGCCGGGCTTGCCGGCCGCTTCGAGCAGCTGCTGGGCCGGCAGCGCCCGGAGCTCGGCCAGGGACTTGGCCCCGACACTCGTGGCAAAGGCCACCCCGGCCTGCTCGCCTTCGGCCAGGGGCACGGGCCCGAAGCCGGTATTCAGCATCGAGCCGCTTTCGCCGATGGCGCGGGCAAAGGTGTTCTTGGCCAGCGGCGTCACCATCTGGGCGCTAACCGACATGGAACCCGCCGATTCGCCGCCGATGGTGACCTGCCGCGGGTCGCCGCCAAACGCGGCAATGTTCTGCTGCACCCAGCGCAGGGCCGCGCTCTGGTCCATAAAACCGTAGTTGCCGGAGGCCTGATGCCCCGATTCCCGGGAGAGCTCGGGGTGGGCCAGAAAGCCGAACACGCCCAGGCGGTAATTCACCGTGACGGTAACGATACCGCGCCGGGCCATACTTTCACCATCGTAGCGCAGTTCGGAGCCGTCGCCGGCCTGAAAGCCGCCGCCGTAGAAATACACCAGCACCGGCAGCCGCTCCCCGGCGGTTTTGGCCGGCGTCCAGACGTTCAGGTACAGGCAATCCTCACTGACGCCCTTGGAACGAAAGTTCATGTCGCCGTACAGGGGCAGCTGCATGGCCCGAGGACCGAACTGCTTGGCGGCCCGCACCCCGGTCCATTTGGCCACGGGCTGAGGCTCTTTCCAACGCAGATTTCCCACCGGCGGGGCCCCAAATGGTACGCCCTTAAATTCGCGGATACCAGCGGCCGTGCGGCTGCCTTCGAGCACACCTTCCGCCACCCGCACCTGGTTGGCCGTGAGGGCCGCAGTCTTGGCTGTTTGCGCCGAAGCAGGCAGCGGCACGGCCTGACTCAGCAGCAAACCAGCCAGCAGCTTTATTCCCGTTTTGTACCAGGCCGAAACAGCCGTCTTGGCCACTGCAAAAGAAAGCCGGTTACTTGCGGAAGTAGAATGTTGAAGCAAATTCATACAGGGAGCAAACAGCAATGAGCAGCAGCCCTGGGTGACCGGAAGAGCTTCGCTGCGTGATTCGACAATATTGATACAAGCAACCCGGCCGGCAGCCCGAATGCTTAAGCGGTGGTTGCGGGCAGATCTACCACAAAGGTACTGCCCTCCCCTTCGGTGCTGGTGAAGGTAATCTGACCCTGGTGCAGCTCCACGATGGTTTGAATCACGGACATGCCCAGGCCAGTGGTTTTCTCGCCGCGCAAGCCGGGGCGCCGGGCCTTGGTAAACTTGTCGAACAAGACGGGCTGATATTTGGCCGGAATACCCACGCCGGTATCGGCCACGACTACTCGCGCCAGGGTGTTGTCCAGTTCCACGCGCACGGTTATCTGGCCGCCGTCGGGCGTAAACTTAACAGCGTTGGAAACCAGGTTGTTGACGACCTGATGAAACTTGTCAATGTCTATGTTCACGTACACCGGATAGTCGGGCGCTACAAAATTAAACTGCAGGTGCAGCAGGCTTTCGGAACGCTGATACTCTTCCAGCAGTAATCCAACCCACACCACCAGGTCGGTGCGCGTGAGGTTGAGCTCCACGCTGGAGGACTCCATAAACTCGGCATCCACGAAGTCGTGAATCATGTTGACACTGTCGCGGCAGGTGCGCTGCATCAGGCTCACCATTTTCTGGGCGTGGGCCGAAAGGTTGCCCTGGGTTTCGAGCTCCAGCTGCTCGGTCAGCTGCTGCAGCATCTGGAGCGGACCGGCCAGGTCGTGGGACAGAATTTCCAGCACGGCGTTCTTCTTCGTGCCGAACTTCTGCAGGTTGAGGGTATTCTCCTTGCCCTGGGTTACGTCCAGGGCGCTGCCGGTGAGGTATTCCTGCCCATCCGGACCCTGCACCCGGCACAGGTTGACCGACAGCCACAGAGTACTGCCATTTGAGCGGGCCATGCGCAGTTCCAGGCCTTCGAGCACTTGGTTGAATTGAGCCTGTTCCAGCTGAGAGGCCAGATACTGCTGATCATCGGGGTGCAGGCGCTTGAGCAAGTGGGGCAGGTCGTCGTTGACGTGCTCGGCCGGGTCACCGGTTATCAGTTGGAAAGCCTCACTGACGTACACTACACGGTGCTCAGCGGGCTGGTACACAAAGTACGCGGCCCGCCCCGATTCCAGTAATGGACGAAAGAGGGCGTAATAATCAGTCATAGCGCGGGGCGGAAATTATCCTGGGTCTACTACGCCGAAGGGCGGTGAGTTGTTGAGCTCGGCAGTTAAAGCCAACTCCCGCTCAACGTAACCTTCCCCGGCGGGGTCAGTATTTCCCAACACGTATCTGGCGTAACGCGACCAGCCGACTAAGGTAGCCTTTCGGCTTGCCTTTCCAAATCCTAATAATTGCATCATGAAGCAACTTCTCAACCAGGTGGCCTTGGTAACCGGGGCCGACTCCGGTATCGGTCGGGCTACGGCCATTGCCTTTGCCCAAGCTGGAGCCGACGTCGTTATCTGCTACCACACTGACCAGCAGGGCGCCGACGAAACCCGGCAGGCAGTGGAAGAAGCCGGCCGCCGCGGCCTGGTGCTGCCCGTCGACGTGAGTGAGGCCGGGCAGGTAGCCGAGTTGTTTGCCCGGGCCCTGCAGGAGTTTTCTCACGTCGATATTCTGGTAAACAACGCCGCTGCGCCCGGCGCGAAAAAGCCCGTGGCCGAAATGGAGCCCGAAGAGTTCGAGAAAACCATCCGCACTAACCTGATGGGGCCTTTCTATTTCGCGCGGCTGTTTATCCAGCACCGGCAGCAACAAGGCGGCAAGGGTAAGATTATCAACGTCTCCTCAATTCACGAGGAGGTGGTTTCGGCCGGCACTGCCGACTACTGCGCCTCCAAGGGCGGTCTGCGCAACCTGATGCGCGCCATGGCTTTGGAGCTGGCCGAAGCTGGCATCAACGTTAACAACATTGCCCCGGGCATGATAATGACGCCCATGAACCAGTCGGCCATGGACAACCCCGAGGAGCGCAAGGAAAAAGAGCAGCGCATCCCGATGAAGCGCGCCGGGCAGCCCGAGGAAATTGCCAAGCTAGCCCTGTTCCTGGCCTCCGCCGACTCCGACTACGTCACCGGCTCCACCTACGTCATGGACGGCGGCTTCATGCGCATGATGGCCCAAGGGGCTTGAGGTGAGATGGTGAGTAGTGAGTTTAATGTTCTGTCATTGCGAGGAGGCACGACGAAGCAATCCGTCCTTTGAAATGTACTGAGCTGCATTAACAGAAAAGCCCTGACGTTACGCTAACGTCAGGGCTTTTCTGGTTAAAGGGCGGGCCTACCTTCGCAGAGGACGGATTGCCGCGCTTCGCTCGCAATGACACAAGGTTGACACCTCAGCACATTCCCTAAATCAGCTTATCCGGGGTGATGGGCAATTCGCGGATGCGCTTGCCGGTGGCGTTGAACACGGCGTTGGCAATGGCCGGGGCCACGCCGATGATGGCAATTTCGCCGATGCCTTTCGTGCCCAGGGCGTTGACGTACGGGTCGGGCTTATTCACGAAAGCTACCTGCACGTCGGGGGAATCAGCGTGTACGGGCACGTGGTAGTCGGCAAAGTCCTTGGTGACGTAGCGGCCATACCGGTCGTCGATGACGGCGTGCTCCATCAAAGCCATACCAATACCACCCACGGCGCCACCCTTCATCTGGTTGCCGGCCGTTTTCTCGTTGATAATCGTACCCGCGTCGGCACAAGATACCAGCTTGCTCACCCGTACTTCGCCGGTCAGCTCATGCACCCGCACCTCGGCAAAATGCACCGAAAACGAGTACATGGAATACTTCTGCCCTTCCCCGCCGGGCTTGGCTTCCACCGTCACGGCTTTGTCGCCGCCCTGCTTTATCAGGTCGGCGTAGGCTACGCGGGTCGTGGGGCTGCTGCTCAGGGCGAGGTAGCCGTCGGTTAGCATTACATCTTCCTGTTTGGCCGAAGCAAAGGCCGGGTTGCCGGCACCAGCCAGCTGCCGTAGCTTGTCTTTCAGGGCTAGGCAAGCTTCCTGGGTAGCGGGTCCCACGCTGTTGACCGTGGAGGAACCGCCTTGGGTACCAGCTTTCGGGAACGACGAATTGCCGAGCTCAAAGCGAATTTTCTTGGCGTCCAACCCCAGCGTATCAGCTGCAATCTGGGTCATTACGGTGCCGGTGCCGGGGCCAATGTCAGTGGTAGCGCACTGCAGCAGCACGGTTCCGTCGGGCCGCAGCTGGGCGCCCACGGTGGCCGCGCCGCGGTGGGCCCCGAAAGTACCCACGCCCATGCCGTAGCCGATCAGCCATTCTCCGTCGCGCAGGGAGCCGGGCTTGAGCTGGCGCTTATTCCAGCCAACTCGCTCCGCACCGAGCTGGTAGCACTCCTTCAGGAATTTGGTGCTCCAGGGCTTGTTCTTCTCCGGGTCTTGCTCGGTGTAGTTGCGCAGGCGAAACTCCATCGGGTCCATATTCAGTATATAGGCCATTTCGTCCATCGCCGACTCCAGCGCAAACGCACCGGTAGCCTCACCCGGGCCCCGCATCCAGATGGGCGAGCATACGTCGAGCGAAGCCAGGCGGTAGCGCGTGGTCACGTTCGGCGACTGGTACATCATCCGGGTCTGAGCCAGGGTCGACTCGGTAAACTCCTCGTATGTAGAAGTCTGCCCGATAGACTCGTGGGTAATGCCCGTGATTTTACCGTCGGGCGTGGCGCTCATGCCCAGCTTCTGCCAGGTATAAGGCCGGTAGCCCACGTTGGTAAACATCTGCTCCCGGGTCAGGACCAGCTTCACGGGCCGGTTCACCACCTTGGCGGCAATAATGGCGGCCGACTCGTGGGGCCAGCTGTGCAGGGCGTTGCCGAAAGCTCCACCGACGAAGGTGGCAATAACCTTCACGTTTTCCTCGGGCAGGCCCCACTCCTTGGCAAAGTCGCGGCGGGTGGCCAGGGTGCCCTGGGTTTTGTCGTAGAGCGTCAGGCGGTCGGGGGCTTCCCAGTGGGCCGTAATGGCCTGCAACTCCATGGGGTGATGCACCTCGGTGGGAATGACGTACTCACTTTCCAGCTTGATGGCGCCCGTCTTGTAAGCATCCGTTTGGCCGCGCTGGTAGTCGTTCATCGGGTGCTTCGGATTCTTCTTAGCGGCCGTGGGCAGAAAGGCGTCCGAGGCGTTGGCTTCCAGGTTGGTTTTGTGCTTTTCCTTGGCGTACTGGCCTTTTACCAGCCGGGCCGCAAAGCGGGCCTGTTCCCAGGAATGGGCCACGACTACGGCAATAGGCTGGTCGTTGTAATGAATCTTGTCGTCCTTGAAAATCTTCAGTGGCCCGCCTACCGTTGCGGGCTGCGACGGGTCTTTACCGGCCGTATCGAAGCCTGGTACCTTGGGCGAGTTGAAGTGGGTAATGACGGCCAGCACGCCCGGGGCCCGCTCGGCCGCCTTGGTATCGACGCTGGTGAGGCGGCCTTTGGTCACGGTGCTGCCCACCAGCACGGCGTAGGCCATGTTGGGCAGCTCGTACTCGGCCGAGTATTTGGCGCCACCGGTGACTTTCAGCCGGCCATCTACCCGGTCCATCCCGGCTCCTATCTGCTTGTTTTGCGCTTGGTCTTTCATGGGATGTCAGTTCTTAAGCAGCCGAAGCAGCGGTTCGCAGGGCTTGCACAATGGCATTCGGGCCCATTTTGAGCTTGTAGGCATTGTGCTTGAAGGCCTTGGCGCCCTGCATAGCAATTTCCGCCGCCTGCCGGAAGCTCTCCTCCGTGGCAGGCTTGCCTACCAAGCTTTGCTCGGCAGCGGTCAGGCGCCAGGGCTTGTGGGCCACACCGCCCATGGCCAGTCGGGCCGCCTTGATGGTGTTGTTTTCAATGTCCAGGGCCGCCGCTACCGAAACCAAGGCAAAGGCGTACGAGGCCCGCTCCCGTATCTTCTGGTAGTGCACGTACTTGGTAAATGGCCCGTCGGGCACTTCCACGGCCGTTATCAGCTCACCTTTTTCCAGGTTGGTATCCTTCTCGGGCGTGTCGCCGGGCAGGCGGTGGAAGTCGGCGAAGGGAATGCGCCGGTCACCGTTCGGCCCGCTCACGAGCACCGTAGCATCCAGAGCCACCAGGGCCACACTCATATCGGAAGGGTGCACAGCAATGCATTTGTCGGAGAAGCCGAAGATGGCGTGCATACGGTTGAATCCTTCCAGGGCTCCGCAACCGGTGCCGGGCTCCCGCTTGTTGCAGGGCATGGTCGTGTCGTAGAAATACTGGCAGCGGGTGCGCTGCAGCATGTTGCCGCCCACGGTGGCCATGTTGCGCAGCTGGGCCGAGGCCCCGGCGTTTAGGGCCTGAGCCAGCAGCGGCTGCCGGGCCCGCACCTGTTTGTCATCGGCCACGGCCGAGTTCAGGGCCAGGGCCCCGATGCGCAGCTTGCCCGGGTCGGGGTCGATGCGGGCCAAGGGCAGGCGGTTGATATCCACCAGTTTCTGGGGGGTAGCAATGCCGCGCTTCATCAAATCCACCAAGTTGGTGCCGCCGGCAATGAAACTGGCGCTCGGGTCCTTGGTTACCGCGTCGATGGCGGCCTGCTGCTTGGTGGGCCGCACGTACTGAAACTGGTTCATACCTTCTG belongs to Hymenobacter cellulosilyticus and includes:
- a CDS encoding PAS domain-containing sensor histidine kinase — encoded protein: MTDYYALFRPLLESGRAAYFVYQPAEHRVVYVSEAFQLITGDPAEHVNDDLPHLLKRLHPDDQQYLASQLEQAQFNQVLEGLELRMARSNGSTLWLSVNLCRVQGPDGQEYLTGSALDVTQGKENTLNLQKFGTKKNAVLEILSHDLAGPLQMLQQLTEQLELETQGNLSAHAQKMVSLMQRTCRDSVNMIHDFVDAEFMESSSVELNLTRTDLVVWVGLLLEEYQRSESLLHLQFNFVAPDYPVYVNIDIDKFHQVVNNLVSNAVKFTPDGGQITVRVELDNTLARVVVADTGVGIPAKYQPVLFDKFTKARRPGLRGEKTTGLGMSVIQTIVELHQGQITFTSTEGEGSTFVVDLPATTA
- a CDS encoding FAD binding domain-containing protein; the encoded protein is MNQFQYVRPTKQQAAIDAVTKDPSASFIAGGTNLVDLMKRGIATPQKLVDINRLPLARIDPDPGKLRIGALALNSAVADDKQVRARQPLLAQALNAGASAQLRNMATVGGNMLQRTRCQYFYDTTMPCNKREPGTGCGALEGFNRMHAIFGFSDKCIAVHPSDMSVALVALDATVLVSGPNGDRRIPFADFHRLPGDTPEKDTNLEKGELITAVEVPDGPFTKYVHYQKIRERASYAFALVSVAAALDIENNTIKAARLAMGGVAHKPWRLTAAEQSLVGKPATEESFRQAAEIAMQGAKAFKHNAYKLKMGPNAIVQALRTAASAA
- a CDS encoding DUF92 domain-containing protein, which gives rise to MTPELQWAILLVILLPGMALSVWAGKLTLPAGLTGVVLGVLIFLGAGFWGVGELALFFVLGTGASAWKVAEKRRLGLAEENKGRRTAGQALANAGVAGLAGLLAWAWPAQQPLFQVMLAGSFAAATADTLSSELGNMYGRRYYNAWTWRPDTRGLNGVVSLEGTLLGLAGSLLIAVVYCLGVGWSRALVWVLVAGAVGNLADSLLGATVERRAYLNNNAVNALNTAVGALTAGLLYWLW
- a CDS encoding carboxylesterase/lipase family protein, which translates into the protein MAKTAVSAWYKTGIKLLAGLLLSQAVPLPASAQTAKTAALTANQVRVAEGVLEGSRTAAGIREFKGVPFGAPPVGNLRWKEPQPVAKWTGVRAAKQFGPRAMQLPLYGDMNFRSKGVSEDCLYLNVWTPAKTAGERLPVLVYFYGGGFQAGDGSELRYDGESMARRGIVTVTVNYRLGVFGFLAHPELSRESGHQASGNYGFMDQSAALRWVQQNIAAFGGDPRQVTIGGESAGSMSVSAQMVTPLAKNTFARAIGESGSMLNTGFGPVPLAEGEQAGVAFATSVGAKSLAELRALPAQQLLEAAGKPGAARFAPTLDGYFFLRKPTETFAAAEQARVPLLVGWNSQEMSPGFLLGKEPPTADNFRAAVQKLYGSRADEALQLYPATTDTQAEQSATDLAGDRFIAYSTWKWADAHLQTSGQPVYRYLYARPRPAMTAAMGNATAGLAGGVIKNSGSAPKAPPAKGAVHSAEIEYALGNLSTNKVYAWTPDDYKVSETLQSYFANFIKTGDPNGKGLPAWPVAKGTGPVPILRVDVTTKAETETQRARYLFLDQQAGK
- a CDS encoding xanthine dehydrogenase family protein molybdopterin-binding subunit, yielding MKDQAQNKQIGAGMDRVDGRLKVTGGAKYSAEYELPNMAYAVLVGSTVTKGRLTSVDTKAAERAPGVLAVITHFNSPKVPGFDTAGKDPSQPATVGGPLKIFKDDKIHYNDQPIAVVVAHSWEQARFAARLVKGQYAKEKHKTNLEANASDAFLPTAAKKNPKHPMNDYQRGQTDAYKTGAIKLESEYVIPTEVHHPMELQAITAHWEAPDRLTLYDKTQGTLATRRDFAKEWGLPEENVKVIATFVGGAFGNALHSWPHESAAIIAAKVVNRPVKLVLTREQMFTNVGYRPYTWQKLGMSATPDGKITGITHESIGQTSTYEEFTESTLAQTRMMYQSPNVTTRYRLASLDVCSPIWMRGPGEATGAFALESAMDEMAYILNMDPMEFRLRNYTEQDPEKNKPWSTKFLKECYQLGAERVGWNKRQLKPGSLRDGEWLIGYGMGVGTFGAHRGAATVGAQLRPDGTVLLQCATTDIGPGTGTVMTQIAADTLGLDAKKIRFELGNSSFPKAGTQGGSSTVNSVGPATQEACLALKDKLRQLAGAGNPAFASAKQEDVMLTDGYLALSSSPTTRVAYADLIKQGGDKAVTVEAKPGGEGQKYSMYSFSVHFAEVRVHELTGEVRVSKLVSCADAGTIINEKTAGNQMKGGAVGGIGMALMEHAVIDDRYGRYVTKDFADYHVPVHADSPDVQVAFVNKPDPYVNALGTKGIGEIAIIGVAPAIANAVFNATGKRIRELPITPDKLI
- a CDS encoding SDR family NAD(P)-dependent oxidoreductase, with product MKQLLNQVALVTGADSGIGRATAIAFAQAGADVVICYHTDQQGADETRQAVEEAGRRGLVLPVDVSEAGQVAELFARALQEFSHVDILVNNAAAPGAKKPVAEMEPEEFEKTIRTNLMGPFYFARLFIQHRQQQGGKGKIINVSSIHEEVVSAGTADYCASKGGLRNLMRAMALELAEAGINVNNIAPGMIMTPMNQSAMDNPEERKEKEQRIPMKRAGQPEEIAKLALFLASADSDYVTGSTYVMDGGFMRMMAQGA
- a CDS encoding Gfo/Idh/MocA family protein: MRRRTFIQTTGTALAGTLLTDNALASALAGSRKRVAMVGTGHRGLGMWGTSVLKEFGNQIEFVGLCDINPGRVETGKKMLGVNCPTFTNFDQMMKQTKPELLIVTTVDSTHDEFIIKGMEYGANIVTEKPMTTDEKKCQAILDAERRTGKTVMVTFNYRYSPHRQKIYEMLRSGVIGTVTSADFHWYLDVHHGADYFRRWHRRRENSGSLLVHKASHHFDLLNWWLDSDPESVYGNGQLNFYGKNNSFRHTHCRPCPHKDKCQFYWDVTKDERLTKIYVDNEKYDGYHRDGCVWREDVDIFDKMAVQIKYANNVQVSYSLTTYSPYEGYRISFNGTKGKIDAWIKEKQPWEAEKFDEIQLTTNFGKRELIQIPNTEEGHGGGDVRLRKQIFSPTGQDPFRQAARSRDGALAVLVGIAARKSIDTGQPVRIADLTTLKPQVQRA